From a region of the Triticum aestivum cultivar Chinese Spring chromosome 7D, IWGSC CS RefSeq v2.1, whole genome shotgun sequence genome:
- the LOC123167069 gene encoding fimbrin-4 isoform X1, which produces MSGFVGVVVSDPSLQGHFTQVELRSLKAKFVSLKRESGHVTTKNLPGLMKKLKGLNEVVSEEEIAAFLLEVCPDSDQEIEFEQFLREYLNLQERVSSKAGASGSKNSWSFLKSSTTTLIHHSPNQAEKSSYVAHINAYLGNDPFLKKYLPIDPAGNDLFDLVRDGVVLCKLINVAVPGTIDERAINKKRILNPWERNENHTLCLNSAKAIGCTVVNLGAQDLVEGRAHLVLGLISQIIKVNPEIPNIQLLADLNLKRTPQLVEIFDDSKDIDEVLSLSPEKLLLQWMNYHLKKAGYKKIVTNFSSDIKDAEAYAYLIKALAPEHSSILAFDTKDPAVRAKVVLDQAEKLGCKRYLSPKDITEGSPNLNLAFVAQIFQHRNGLSTDTRQVTLTQTSSRDEVILCREERAFRMWINSLGIATYVNNVFEDVRNGWVLLEVLDKVCPGYVNWKLATKPPIKMPFRKLENCNQVINIAKDLKFSMVNLAGNDIVQGNKKLIVALLWQLMRFNILQLLNKLRFHSQGSQGKEITDADILSWANNKVKVSGRNSRMESFKDKNLSSGIFFLELLSAVEPRVVNWKVVSKGVNDDEKKLNATYIISVARKLGCSVFLLPEDIIDVNQKMILTLTASIMYWSLQKPQQPETSEQSESSYAASDAASDIASEDSASIIAPSEGEEVNSLPDRASNMPTDDTSTSEAPAADTSTSEAPADDTSTSEAPA; this is translated from the exons ATGTCCGGGTTCGTGGGGGTCGTCGTCTCCGACCCCTCCTTGCAGGGCCACTTCACGCAGGTCGAGCTCCGATCGCTCAAGGCCAAG TTCGTGTCTCTGAAGAGGGAGTCCGGCCATGTCACCACCAAGAACCTGCCGGGTCTGATGAAGAAGCTGAAGGGGCTCAACGAGGTTGTCTCCGAGGAGGAGATTGCTGCGTTCTTGTTGGAGGTTTGCCCCGACAGCGACCAGGAGATTGAGTTCGAGCAATTCCTTCGG GAGTACCTGAACCTGCAGGAGAGGGTGAGCTCCAAGGCGGGTGCGAGCGGGAGCAAGAACTCATGGTCGTTCCTCAAGTCGAGCACCACCACGCTGATCCACCACAGCCCCAACCAGGCAGAGAAGTCGTCCTACGTCGCGCACATCAACGCGTACCTCGGCAACGATCCTTTCCTGAAGAAGTATCTGCCGATCGACCCCGCGGGCAACGATTTGTTCGACCTCGTCAGAGACGGGGTCGTGCTCTG TAAATTGATCAACGTAGCGGTGCCCGGGACTATTGATGAGAGAGCCATCAACAAGAAAAGGATCCTTAACCCATGGGAGAGAAATGAGAACCATACGCTTTGCCTCAACTCTGCAAAGGCTATTGGATGTACTGTCGTGAATCTTGGCGCTCAGGACTTGGTGGAAGGAAGG GCTCATCTAGTTCTCGGGTTGATATCTCAAATTATAAAGGTGAATCCTGAAATCCCCAAT ATACAACTTTTGGCTGATCTAAATCTTAAGAGGACGCCACAGCTGGTGGAAATTTTTGATGACAGCAAG GATATAGATGAAGTGCTGAGCTTATCACCTGAAAAGTTACTACTTCAGTGGATGAATTATCATCTCAAGAAAGCTGGCTACAAGAAAATTGTTACCAACTTCTCCTCAGATATCAAG GATGCTGAAGCCTACGCCTATCTTATCAAAGCTCTTGCTCCAGAGCATTCCTCTATACTTGCATTTGACACCAAGGATCCTGCCGTAAGAGCGAAAGTGGTACTTGACCAAGCAGAGAAGTTGGGCTGCAAAAGATACTTGAGCCCAAAGGATATTACTGAAGGCTCCCCAAATCTCAACCTTGCATTTGTTGCACAAATATTCCAACATAG AAACGGTTTGAGTACTGACACCAGACAGGTTACACTCACACAAACATCATCGCGAGATGAGGTTATATTGTGCCGAGAAGAGAGAGCCTTCCGAATGTGGATCAACAGCCTTGGAATTGCGACATACGTGAACAATGTGTTTGAAGATGTTCGAAATGG GTGGGTCCTACTAGAAGTGCTTGACAAAGTCTGTCCCGGATATGTCAATTGGAAGCTAGCGACAAAACCTCCGATAAAAATGCCATTTAGAAAACTGGAGAACTGTAATCAAGTTATAAATATTGCAAAGGATCTGAAGTTTTCCATGGTGAATCTAGCTGGAAATGATATTGTTCAGGGAAACAAGAAGTTGATTGTTG CACTTCTATGGCAATTGATGAGATTCAATATCCTCCAGCTGTTAAACAAACTGAGATTCCACTCTCAAGGGTCCCAAGGAAAAGAAATAACCGATGCTGATATCTTGAGTTGGGCGAATAACAAAGTGAAGGTTTCCGGGAGAAATTCTCGAATGGAAAGTTTTAAG GACAAGAACCTATCGAGTGGAATTTTTTTCCTTGAGCTTCTCAGTGCTGTAGAGCCAAGGGTTGTGAACTGGAAGGTTGTATCGAAGGGTGTAAATG ATGATGAGAAGAAGTTAAATGCAACCTACATCATCAGTGTCGCACGGAAGCTCGGGTGCTCTGTTTTTCTGTTACCAGAAGACATCATTGAT GTGAATCAGAAAATGATCCTAACATTGACTGCTAGCATCATGTACTGGAGTCTGCAGAAGCCACAGCAGCCTGAAACATCCGAACAGTCAGAATCATCTTATGCTGCTTCTGATGCTGCTTCCGATATCGCCTCAGAGGATTCCGCTTCGATAATAGCACCATCAGAAGGAGAAGAGGTGAATTCATTGCCTGATAGAGCATCCAACATGCCAACTGATGATACTAGTACTTCAGAGGCTCCTGCTGCTGATACTAGTACTTCAGAGGCTCCTGCTGATGATACAAGTACTTCAGAGGCTCCTGCTTGA
- the LOC123167069 gene encoding fimbrin-4 isoform X2: MSGFVGVVVSDPSLQGHFTQVELRSLKAKFVSLKRESGHVTTKNLPGLMKKLKGLNEVVSEEEIAAFLLEVCPDSDQEIEFEQFLREYLNLQERVSSKAGASGSKNSWSFLKSSTTTLIHHSPNQAEKSSYVAHINAYLGNDPFLKKYLPIDPAGNDLFDLVRDGVVLCKLINVAVPGTIDERAINKKRILNPWERNENHTLCLNSAKAIGCTVVNLGAQDLVEGRAHLVLGLISQIIKIQLLADLNLKRTPQLVEIFDDSKDIDEVLSLSPEKLLLQWMNYHLKKAGYKKIVTNFSSDIKDAEAYAYLIKALAPEHSSILAFDTKDPAVRAKVVLDQAEKLGCKRYLSPKDITEGSPNLNLAFVAQIFQHRNGLSTDTRQVTLTQTSSRDEVILCREERAFRMWINSLGIATYVNNVFEDVRNGWVLLEVLDKVCPGYVNWKLATKPPIKMPFRKLENCNQVINIAKDLKFSMVNLAGNDIVQGNKKLIVALLWQLMRFNILQLLNKLRFHSQGSQGKEITDADILSWANNKVKVSGRNSRMESFKDKNLSSGIFFLELLSAVEPRVVNWKVVSKGVNDDEKKLNATYIISVARKLGCSVFLLPEDIIDVNQKMILTLTASIMYWSLQKPQQPETSEQSESSYAASDAASDIASEDSASIIAPSEGEEVNSLPDRASNMPTDDTSTSEAPAADTSTSEAPADDTSTSEAPA; this comes from the exons ATGTCCGGGTTCGTGGGGGTCGTCGTCTCCGACCCCTCCTTGCAGGGCCACTTCACGCAGGTCGAGCTCCGATCGCTCAAGGCCAAG TTCGTGTCTCTGAAGAGGGAGTCCGGCCATGTCACCACCAAGAACCTGCCGGGTCTGATGAAGAAGCTGAAGGGGCTCAACGAGGTTGTCTCCGAGGAGGAGATTGCTGCGTTCTTGTTGGAGGTTTGCCCCGACAGCGACCAGGAGATTGAGTTCGAGCAATTCCTTCGG GAGTACCTGAACCTGCAGGAGAGGGTGAGCTCCAAGGCGGGTGCGAGCGGGAGCAAGAACTCATGGTCGTTCCTCAAGTCGAGCACCACCACGCTGATCCACCACAGCCCCAACCAGGCAGAGAAGTCGTCCTACGTCGCGCACATCAACGCGTACCTCGGCAACGATCCTTTCCTGAAGAAGTATCTGCCGATCGACCCCGCGGGCAACGATTTGTTCGACCTCGTCAGAGACGGGGTCGTGCTCTG TAAATTGATCAACGTAGCGGTGCCCGGGACTATTGATGAGAGAGCCATCAACAAGAAAAGGATCCTTAACCCATGGGAGAGAAATGAGAACCATACGCTTTGCCTCAACTCTGCAAAGGCTATTGGATGTACTGTCGTGAATCTTGGCGCTCAGGACTTGGTGGAAGGAAGG GCTCATCTAGTTCTCGGGTTGATATCTCAAATTATAAAG ATACAACTTTTGGCTGATCTAAATCTTAAGAGGACGCCACAGCTGGTGGAAATTTTTGATGACAGCAAG GATATAGATGAAGTGCTGAGCTTATCACCTGAAAAGTTACTACTTCAGTGGATGAATTATCATCTCAAGAAAGCTGGCTACAAGAAAATTGTTACCAACTTCTCCTCAGATATCAAG GATGCTGAAGCCTACGCCTATCTTATCAAAGCTCTTGCTCCAGAGCATTCCTCTATACTTGCATTTGACACCAAGGATCCTGCCGTAAGAGCGAAAGTGGTACTTGACCAAGCAGAGAAGTTGGGCTGCAAAAGATACTTGAGCCCAAAGGATATTACTGAAGGCTCCCCAAATCTCAACCTTGCATTTGTTGCACAAATATTCCAACATAG AAACGGTTTGAGTACTGACACCAGACAGGTTACACTCACACAAACATCATCGCGAGATGAGGTTATATTGTGCCGAGAAGAGAGAGCCTTCCGAATGTGGATCAACAGCCTTGGAATTGCGACATACGTGAACAATGTGTTTGAAGATGTTCGAAATGG GTGGGTCCTACTAGAAGTGCTTGACAAAGTCTGTCCCGGATATGTCAATTGGAAGCTAGCGACAAAACCTCCGATAAAAATGCCATTTAGAAAACTGGAGAACTGTAATCAAGTTATAAATATTGCAAAGGATCTGAAGTTTTCCATGGTGAATCTAGCTGGAAATGATATTGTTCAGGGAAACAAGAAGTTGATTGTTG CACTTCTATGGCAATTGATGAGATTCAATATCCTCCAGCTGTTAAACAAACTGAGATTCCACTCTCAAGGGTCCCAAGGAAAAGAAATAACCGATGCTGATATCTTGAGTTGGGCGAATAACAAAGTGAAGGTTTCCGGGAGAAATTCTCGAATGGAAAGTTTTAAG GACAAGAACCTATCGAGTGGAATTTTTTTCCTTGAGCTTCTCAGTGCTGTAGAGCCAAGGGTTGTGAACTGGAAGGTTGTATCGAAGGGTGTAAATG ATGATGAGAAGAAGTTAAATGCAACCTACATCATCAGTGTCGCACGGAAGCTCGGGTGCTCTGTTTTTCTGTTACCAGAAGACATCATTGAT GTGAATCAGAAAATGATCCTAACATTGACTGCTAGCATCATGTACTGGAGTCTGCAGAAGCCACAGCAGCCTGAAACATCCGAACAGTCAGAATCATCTTATGCTGCTTCTGATGCTGCTTCCGATATCGCCTCAGAGGATTCCGCTTCGATAATAGCACCATCAGAAGGAGAAGAGGTGAATTCATTGCCTGATAGAGCATCCAACATGCCAACTGATGATACTAGTACTTCAGAGGCTCCTGCTGCTGATACTAGTACTTCAGAGGCTCCTGCTGATGATACAAGTACTTCAGAGGCTCCTGCTTGA